The Scomber japonicus isolate fScoJap1 chromosome 13, fScoJap1.pri, whole genome shotgun sequence genome includes a window with the following:
- the arfip2b gene encoding arfaptin-2b isoform X1: MTDSIMSKAATMEIPINSNGDTGTLAEDDSLEQAAKLQWSLDEKVGSSRGTRDLQQVMVSGPNLNETSIVSGGYGGTAEGIIPTSSIKGSNMHHSSSSSSMTAEETTRGVAVEKIETVKKWGLNTYKCTKQMISERFGRGSRTVDLELEAQIEVLRDTKRKYENVLRLARALTNHFYNMVQTQHALGDTFADLSQKSPELRDEFGYNAETQKLLCKNGETLLGAINFFVSSINTLVNKTMEDTLMTIKMYENARLEFDAYRSDLEELSLGPRDAVAVARIDAAQQQFQVQKDKYERLRSDVTIKLKFLEENKVKVMHKQLLLFHNAISAYFAGNQQQLEQTLKQFNIKLRPPGADKPSWLEEQ; the protein is encoded by the exons ATGACAGACAGCATTATGAGTAAAGCTGCCACAATGGAGATTCCTATCAACAGTAATGGCGACACAGGGACGCTAGCAGAAGACGACAGCCTTGAACAG GCTGCAAAGCTGCAGTGGAGCTTAGATGAGAAGGTAGGGAGCTCCAGAGGCACCAGG GACCTACAGCAGGTGATGGTATCGGGTCCCAATCTGAACGAGACCAGCATTGTATCTGGGGGGTATGGAGGAACAGCAGAAGGTATCATCCCCACCAGCTCAATCAAAG GTTCCAACAtgcaccacagcagcagcagctcatcaaTGACGGCAGAGGAAACAACCCGAGGAGTGGCTGTGGAGAAAATAGAAACGGTGAAGAAGTGGGGCCTCAACACTTACAAG TGTACAAAGCAAATGATCTCAGAGCGTTTCGGTCGGGGGTCCAGGACTGTGGACTTGGAGCTTGAGGCCCAGATTGAGGTGCTGAGAGACACGAAACGGAAATATGAGAATGTGCTGCGATTGGCCAGAGCACTGACCAACCACTTCTACAACATGGTGCAGACACAGCACGCACTGGGTGACACCTTTGCTGACCTCAGCCAGAAATCCCCAGAGCTAAGG GATGAGTTTGGCTACAATGCAGAGACTCAGAAGTTGCTGTGTAAGAATGGAGAAACTCTGCTTGGTGCCATTAACTTCTTTGTGTCCAGCATCAACACACTGGTCAACAAGACCATGGAGGACACCCTGATGACCATCAAGATGTATGAAAATGCCAG ATTGGAGTTTGATGCCTACAGGTCAGACTTAGAGGAGCTGAGTTTGGGTCCAAGAGATGCTGTAGCCGTAGCCCGCATAGATGCTGCTCAACAACAGTTCCAAGTCCAAAAGGACAAGTACGAACGCCTCCGCTCAGACGTCACCATTAAACTCAAGTTCTTGGAGGAGAATAAG GTGAAGGTGATGCATaagcagctcctcctcttccataaTGCTATCTCGGCGTACTTTGCTGGCAACcagcagcagctggagcagaCGCTGAAGCAGTTCAACATAAAGTTGAGGCCTCCAGGGGCCGACAAGCCCTCTTGGTTAGAGGAGCAGTGA
- the arfip2b gene encoding arfaptin-2b isoform X2, protein MTDSIMSKAATMEIPINSNGDTGTLAEDDSLEQDLQQVMVSGPNLNETSIVSGGYGGTAEGIIPTSSIKGSNMHHSSSSSSMTAEETTRGVAVEKIETVKKWGLNTYKCTKQMISERFGRGSRTVDLELEAQIEVLRDTKRKYENVLRLARALTNHFYNMVQTQHALGDTFADLSQKSPELRDEFGYNAETQKLLCKNGETLLGAINFFVSSINTLVNKTMEDTLMTIKMYENARLEFDAYRSDLEELSLGPRDAVAVARIDAAQQQFQVQKDKYERLRSDVTIKLKFLEENKVKVMHKQLLLFHNAISAYFAGNQQQLEQTLKQFNIKLRPPGADKPSWLEEQ, encoded by the exons ATGACAGACAGCATTATGAGTAAAGCTGCCACAATGGAGATTCCTATCAACAGTAATGGCGACACAGGGACGCTAGCAGAAGACGACAGCCTTGAACAG GACCTACAGCAGGTGATGGTATCGGGTCCCAATCTGAACGAGACCAGCATTGTATCTGGGGGGTATGGAGGAACAGCAGAAGGTATCATCCCCACCAGCTCAATCAAAG GTTCCAACAtgcaccacagcagcagcagctcatcaaTGACGGCAGAGGAAACAACCCGAGGAGTGGCTGTGGAGAAAATAGAAACGGTGAAGAAGTGGGGCCTCAACACTTACAAG TGTACAAAGCAAATGATCTCAGAGCGTTTCGGTCGGGGGTCCAGGACTGTGGACTTGGAGCTTGAGGCCCAGATTGAGGTGCTGAGAGACACGAAACGGAAATATGAGAATGTGCTGCGATTGGCCAGAGCACTGACCAACCACTTCTACAACATGGTGCAGACACAGCACGCACTGGGTGACACCTTTGCTGACCTCAGCCAGAAATCCCCAGAGCTAAGG GATGAGTTTGGCTACAATGCAGAGACTCAGAAGTTGCTGTGTAAGAATGGAGAAACTCTGCTTGGTGCCATTAACTTCTTTGTGTCCAGCATCAACACACTGGTCAACAAGACCATGGAGGACACCCTGATGACCATCAAGATGTATGAAAATGCCAG ATTGGAGTTTGATGCCTACAGGTCAGACTTAGAGGAGCTGAGTTTGGGTCCAAGAGATGCTGTAGCCGTAGCCCGCATAGATGCTGCTCAACAACAGTTCCAAGTCCAAAAGGACAAGTACGAACGCCTCCGCTCAGACGTCACCATTAAACTCAAGTTCTTGGAGGAGAATAAG GTGAAGGTGATGCATaagcagctcctcctcttccataaTGCTATCTCGGCGTACTTTGCTGGCAACcagcagcagctggagcagaCGCTGAAGCAGTTCAACATAAAGTTGAGGCCTCCAGGGGCCGACAAGCCCTCTTGGTTAGAGGAGCAGTGA